DNA sequence from the Nitrospirota bacterium genome:
AAAAGTCTATAGAGTTTTTTAAGCAAAAGAGCCCGGAAATTATCCTGTTGACTGTCGTGGAGCAGCCCCTTGATGCAAGTCTGGAGAATGAAGCTATATTTGATAAATGGCGGCAGGACCGGCACAAAGAATTAAAAATAGTAAGTTCATATGTAGCTGATCACGGACTGGACGTTGACTCTATCCTTGCCATAGGAGATCCGCGAAAAATGATTTTGGAGATAATAAATAAGAAGTTGCCAGACATGGTCGTTGTGGCAAGACGTGGTAAGACTGAGATGGAAAAGATGCTGCTGGGGAGTGTAAGTGCCTTTCTTGTCAGGCATTCAACACGCCCCTTGCTGATTATGACTTAATGGCTTTCTCAAAGGGGGATAAAAATGACAGTATCAGACTTATTTAAAGTTAAAAACCCGGAAATTCGTGCCCTGCATTTTACATGGATCGCATTCTTCATTTCCTTTTATACATGGTTTAACATGGCGCCTCTTGCTACCACCATGATCAAAGAGCTGGGATGGCTGACCATGAAGGATATCAAACTCTTTGCGATATGTAATGTCGCACTCACAATCCCGGCCCGCGTCTTCTTCGGCATGCTTCAGGACAAGTATGGACCGAGAAAATGCTATTCGGTATTAATGATACTGATGGCAATACCAGCCCTGGCATTTGCCTTTGGCAACAGCGGGGCACAGCTTCTCGTCACCCGTTTGATCCTCAGCTGCATCGGCGCCAGCTTTAGTATCGGTATACATATGACAGCCCTCTGGTTTAAACCGAGAGATATTGGCTTTGCAGAGGGGTTTTACGCAGGATGGGGAAATTTCGGCTCTGCCGGAGCTGCAATGACACTGCCATGGGTTGCATTGTATCTATTTGGCGGAGGCTCCCAGGGATGGAGATATGCCCTGGCAGCAAACGCGATTGTAATGCTCGGATACGGTATCCTCTATTTTTTTGTTATTACTGATGGTCCGGCAGGGGCTCCTCAGCATAAACCGAGAAAGACCTCTGCTATGGAAGTCAGCACCTGGTTTGATATGATCAAACTCATTATTGTAACCATCCCACTTTGGGGTATACTCTCCATCCTCATCTGGAGAATCCAGAACTTTGGTTATCTCAGTGCAGATGGTGCAATTATCGCATATGCTGTTATAGTTGTCGTTATACTTTACCAGATAATTCAGATATTAAGGGTAAATATTCCGATTTTAAAGAAAGGTGTGCCTGAAGATGACAAGTATAAGTTTAATAATGTCATCTCCCTGAATACGACCTATTTTGCAAACTTTGGCGCTGAACTTGCGGTTGTCTCCATGCTCCCGGCTTTCTTTGAAAGTACGTTCACATTGACCCCCACAGCAGCCGGTCTCATTGCCTCATCCTTTGCCTTTGTGAATCTCATTGCGAGGCCCCTGGGAGGGTTCCTGTCTGATAAACTCAGCAGCAGGAAGTTGATTATGACCATCTACATGTTCGGTATAGCTTTAGGATTTTTGGGGATGGGATTCATATCATCTGCATGGCCTATAATTCTCGCCACAATTCTGACTGTTGCATGTTCAATGTTTGTTCAGGGAGCTGAAGGTGCAACATTCGGCGTAATCCCTATGATCAAGAGACGCATCACAGGTCAGATAGCCGGGATGGCTGGTGCCTACGGCAATGTTGGGGCTGTTTTCTATCTCTTCCTTTATACTTTTGTCACCCCGAGTCAGTTCTTCTTGATTATTGCGGCTGGCGCTTTTGTAAGTTTTTTAACATGTATCTTTCTGTTAAAGGAGCCTGAAGGATCATTCGCCGAGGAGTACCACATGTCATCTGTTGACCGTGAAATGCTCGCACTGCACGAAGGGGAGTCAGTAGGACACCACTGATCAGGTTTCTAATGCATAATATTGAATAAGCCCCAATATCTCTGATAATGGGGCTTATTTTAAGGAACAATTAATATTTCTTCAAATTAACTGTAAACGGCTACACCAAGAACAGTTACAGATATTACTAATATATTCAGTGCCAGCCCTGCATAAAGTTGAATTTTCGTATATTTACTCATTTTAATCCTCCTTTAAATTTCTTACAGTCATTATAATAATCCAATATTAAAGCTGCATTAAAAGCCATAGATGACTACTCCAAATGCCGTAGCTGATATTACTACTATGGTCAGGACCAACCCCGCATAAAGCTGAATTTTTGTATGTTTACCCATTTTAATTCCTCCTTCCAATTTCTATAAGTCATTATAATAATCCAATATTAAAGGATTGTTAGAAAAGGTAATGGCAGAAAATTTGACTGGATATAGATATGGAAATCATGTAAAATAGACGTATCCGGTGGTTCAGGAAATAATACTACTTACATCTATGTAAGTAGCTGTGCCGACCTCATTTTTGCCGGCTACTAATAATATAACAATCTGAAACGGCCTGACTTCGGGAAAGTGCAACTTAAAGAGTTATGGAAATATCGTTCGTTTTTTTAATAGCAGGGCTTATCATAATTATCGGTTTTTTTGGAGGTGTCTCTTTCGAAAGGACAAAAATCCCGGATGTCCTTGTCCTCCTGGGGATAGGTGTAGTCCTGGGCCCCTTATTCGGTCTTGTTGACCCAAAAAACCTAACCCGATTTGCAGAATATTTCGGTTCTCTGGCACTCATGATCATTCTCTTCGAGGGTGGGATGGATATGGACCTCAAAAAATTGATGAAAGAGTTCGGGACAGCCTCTCTCCTTGTTATGCTCTCCTTCGTACTTTCCACCCTTTCCATCGCAGGTTTTCTATTTTTCATAGAAAGCTGGGACATATTGAGAAGCCTTCTGTTAGGTACAATTCTGGGCTGTACAAGCGCAGCCATAGTTATTCCTGTTATTGGCATGATGTCATTAAAAGAGGAAATAAAGACTATACTATCCGTAGAGTCGGCATTCAGCGATGTCTTTGCAGTCATATTTACTGTCTCATTAATCGAATTTGTACAGCTCGAGACTAAAGGAATTGATGCACCTTTTCGAGCAGTCGCCAGTTCTTTTTCAATCGCAATTGTATTAGGGGTAGCCTCAGGGTTATTTTGGCTGAAGATACTTGATATTTTCAAGGACCGAAAATATTCCTACATGACTACGCTGGCTGCAATGCTGATAGTTTATGCGTTAGTAAATTTTCTTGGAGGGAGCGGGCCGATCTCTATTCTGATATTTGGCATCATACTCGGTAATTGTACTGATCTGGCTGGATTTCTGAAATTAAAGACCTGCTCTCTGGTAGATGTATCCATCAAATTTCTGCATGGAGAAGTAACCTTCTTTATCAGGACCTTTTTCTTTGTCTATATGGGAATGATGATCTCTTTCTCTCTCATTAGTCGCGACTTCCTTGCATTGAGTCTTGCACTGGTTTTGATTATCCTGCTGGTCAGGTATATAAGCGTCTTTGTAATTGCGTTGTTCTTTCAGGAAAAAAAGAGGGACAGGTTCGTGATGCTTTCCATGCTTCCGAGGGGACTTGCCTCGGCTGTCCTGGCTACTCTCCCGGCAACGGCCAACATTATTGGTACTGAACATTTTACGGACTATACATTTGCTGTTATTGTCATGACAAACATCCTGATGACCACTGGTGTTTTTTTTGTTTCGAGGAAAAACGGCCACCCATTATTAAAGGCAGGAGGGAATCGAGTATCCCATCAAATATAGGTCCGTCGCTTTGTGAGAAGTAAAAACATTGAATTCCTCACTCTACTTTGTTAAAGTTTAAGAAGAACAAGGAACACTAACGAAAGGGGGACAAAGATGGATTTCTGGCAGAAAGTCAAAAGGGATGTACAGAAAGGTTTAAAGGATGGGGTTGAAGTAATGAAAGAGGGCGTTGCAGTTGCAAAGGAAAAAGCCGGAGAGATGTCGGACGAAGGGAAAAGGCGTTACCAGATATTTCTCCTTAAGACAAAAGTACAAAAGGAAATATCCGAGTTGGGAGGAAAGGTCTACGGATTGAGTGCAAAGGTGAAAAACCCAATGCTCGACAGTACAGTTAAAGCTGCAATCACCAGAATCAAGAAGATTGAATTACAGATCGTTAAACTGGAAAAAAACACACAAAATACGGTAAAAAAATCGGTAAAAAAAGTGGTTGCCAGGACAACAAAAAAGATCAAAAAGATAAAATAAAATCCGGCGGCAAAATTATTAAGCCTTATAGTCCAAACGCGAATTAATATCTTCAGAACGCTGACAGGCTATCAGGTGTGCTGATAGCCGCCAGGCGTTTTTGCATCCCCTCTTTCATCCTGTTGAACTCAGCCAGTTGTCTTTCTGAAATAGCTTTTCCCTTCGGCAACTTAACAGTAAGCGGGTTGACCGGACGATCTCCTATCCGCATTTCATAATGGAGATGAGGACCGGTCGCAATTCCTGTAGCGCCCACTTTCCCAATTACCTCTCCCTGTGTCAGCCTTTTTCCTTTTTTTACTCCCCTGCTTATACTGGAAAGATGGCCGTAATATGTTTTATAACCATTGGGATGTTTGATAATAACCAGCTTACCATACGACCCCTTAAGCCCTGCAAAATGAACGACCCCGTCTCCTGTAACCGAAACCGGCGTACCTGCGGGAGAGGCATAATCCACACCGTGATGAGGGCGGTATGTCTTCAGTATTGGATGAAAGCGATTCAATGAAAAAGATGAGCTGATCCTCCTGAAACTAAGTGGTGATTTAAGAAAGCTCCTTCTAAGGCTGCCACCCTCATCATCGTAGTAGTCAGTCTCACCATCATGTTCATATCTATAGGCTTTATAGTCCTGTCCGTCATTGATAAACTCGGCACAGATGATATCACCGTATTTCTTAAACTGATCATCCCGGTACAAGCCTTCTACAATTATCTTAAATGTATCTCCCTTACGGAGATCTGAAGTGAAATCAATATCCCAGCCAAAGATGTCAGAAAGAGTCAGTGCCAGCATAAGATTTTCCTTACCATTCCCTATAGAGGATATAAGATTATTACTTATTGAGCCTGACATGTGAATAAGTCTCTTTTCATATTCAATAGCCTCCTTTTCCGCAGAGAATCCTGAGTCGGTGCGGGTTATGGTAAGGACATTATCATCGTCTATCAGGTATGTTAATGCTTTTATCTGGTCTCTTTCATCAAGAGATATCTTGTAAGGTTGTCCAGGCTTTAAATTTTTAAGCTTATGAATGTCAGCCGATGCCTTCCTCAACTCGAACAGCTCTGAGATATTAAGCCGGTATCTTTTAAATATATCAGAGAAGGTTTCGCCACGTTTTACAACCCCGCTTATCTCCCTGTATACATTGTCTCGATTTACTCCCTCATCGCCCTCCCCCTTCACTCCCAGATTA
Encoded proteins:
- a CDS encoding peptidoglycan DD-metalloendopeptidase family protein translates to MKKLYLAVAFLAIIFFLTLVNLGVKGEGDEGVNRDNVYREISGVVKRGETFSDIFKRYRLNISELFELRKASADIHKLKNLKPGQPYKISLDERDQIKALTYLIDDDNVLTITRTDSGFSAEKEAIEYEKRLIHMSGSISNNLISSIGNGKENLMLALTLSDIFGWDIDFTSDLRKGDTFKIIVEGLYRDDQFKKYGDIICAEFINDGQDYKAYRYEHDGETDYYDDEGGSLRRSFLKSPLSFRRISSSFSLNRFHPILKTYRPHHGVDYASPAGTPVSVTGDGVVHFAGLKGSYGKLVIIKHPNGYKTYYGHLSSISRGVKKGKRLTQGEVIGKVGATGIATGPHLHYEMRIGDRPVNPLTVKLPKGKAISERQLAEFNRMKEGMQKRLAAISTPDSLSAF
- a CDS encoding MFS transporter, with the protein product MTVSDLFKVKNPEIRALHFTWIAFFISFYTWFNMAPLATTMIKELGWLTMKDIKLFAICNVALTIPARVFFGMLQDKYGPRKCYSVLMILMAIPALAFAFGNSGAQLLVTRLILSCIGASFSIGIHMTALWFKPRDIGFAEGFYAGWGNFGSAGAAMTLPWVALYLFGGGSQGWRYALAANAIVMLGYGILYFFVITDGPAGAPQHKPRKTSAMEVSTWFDMIKLIIVTIPLWGILSILIWRIQNFGYLSADGAIIAYAVIVVVILYQIIQILRVNIPILKKGVPEDDKYKFNNVISLNTTYFANFGAELAVVSMLPAFFESTFTLTPTAAGLIASSFAFVNLIARPLGGFLSDKLSSRKLIMTIYMFGIALGFLGMGFISSAWPIILATILTVACSMFVQGAEGATFGVIPMIKRRITGQIAGMAGAYGNVGAVFYLFLYTFVTPSQFFLIIAAGAFVSFLTCIFLLKEPEGSFAEEYHMSSVDREMLALHEGESVGHH
- a CDS encoding universal stress protein translates to MKILICYDGSPASQRAMEKSIEFFKQKSPEIILLTVVEQPLDASLENEAIFDKWRQDRHKELKIVSSYVADHGLDVDSILAIGDPRKMILEIINKKLPDMVVVARRGKTEMEKMLLGSVSAFLVRHSTRPLLIMT
- a CDS encoding cation:proton antiporter; amino-acid sequence: MEISFVFLIAGLIIIIGFFGGVSFERTKIPDVLVLLGIGVVLGPLFGLVDPKNLTRFAEYFGSLALMIILFEGGMDMDLKKLMKEFGTASLLVMLSFVLSTLSIAGFLFFIESWDILRSLLLGTILGCTSAAIVIPVIGMMSLKEEIKTILSVESAFSDVFAVIFTVSLIEFVQLETKGIDAPFRAVASSFSIAIVLGVASGLFWLKILDIFKDRKYSYMTTLAAMLIVYALVNFLGGSGPISILIFGIILGNCTDLAGFLKLKTCSLVDVSIKFLHGEVTFFIRTFFFVYMGMMISFSLISRDFLALSLALVLIILLVRYISVFVIALFFQEKKRDRFVMLSMLPRGLASAVLATLPATANIIGTEHFTDYTFAVIVMTNILMTTGVFFVSRKNGHPLLKAGGNRVSHQI